A window of the Helianthus annuus cultivar XRQ/B chromosome 4, HanXRQr2.0-SUNRISE, whole genome shotgun sequence genome harbors these coding sequences:
- the LOC110937800 gene encoding uncharacterized protein LOC110937800 isoform X2 gives MLSRMVMEQLVDRLDVAMFNAILRESAEEMPTNPLSDPIGDLRVLRIPAGKSSFGAGAQLKNTGTVSYTGDNQTPNDAADKSIGKRPVSSESNETKKDARLELKRNLKEVYDVEDNDCASATKASPTIQPIQVQDGKFDFLIPKLEK, from the exons ATGCTTTCTAGGATG GTTATGGAGCAGCTGGTGGATAGACTAGACGTTGCAATGTTTAATGCTATTCTTCGTGAATCCGCTGAAGAAATGCCAACGAATCCGTTATCAGATCCGATTGGTGATCTTAGGGTTCTTCGTATTCCTGCTGGAAAATCAAGCTTTGGAGCTGGAGCCCAGTTAAAAAATACC GGGACCGTATCGTACACCGGAGATAACCAAACCCCTAATGATGCTGCTGACAAGAGCATAGGAAAACGCCCGGTTAGTTCTGAAAGCAATGAAACTAAGAAAGATGCTCGTCTTGAACTCAAACGAAATCTGAAAGAGGTGTACGATGTTGAAGATAATGATTGTGCATCTGCTACAAAAGCTAGCCCAACGATCCAGCCTATTCAAGTTCAAGATGGCAAGTTTGATTTTCTCATTCCCAAGCTGGAAAAATAA
- the LOC110937800 gene encoding uncharacterized protein LOC110937800 isoform X1, which produces MLSRMVMEQLVDRLDVAMFNAILRESAEEMPTNPLSDPIGDLRVLRIPAGKSSFGAGAQLKNTGADTPFNCVSNNLISEDTPAFKGTVSYTGDNQTPNDAADKSIGKRPVSSESNETKKDARLELKRNLKEVYDVEDNDCASATKASPTIQPIQVQDGKFDFLIPKLEK; this is translated from the exons ATGCTTTCTAGGATG GTTATGGAGCAGCTGGTGGATAGACTAGACGTTGCAATGTTTAATGCTATTCTTCGTGAATCCGCTGAAGAAATGCCAACGAATCCGTTATCAGATCCGATTGGTGATCTTAGGGTTCTTCGTATTCCTGCTGGAAAATCAAGCTTTGGAGCTGGAGCCCAGTTAAAAAATACC GGTGCCGACACACCTTTTAACTGCGTTTCTAACAACCTCATTTCAGAAGATACACCAGCTTTTAAG GGGACCGTATCGTACACCGGAGATAACCAAACCCCTAATGATGCTGCTGACAAGAGCATAGGAAAACGCCCGGTTAGTTCTGAAAGCAATGAAACTAAGAAAGATGCTCGTCTTGAACTCAAACGAAATCTGAAAGAGGTGTACGATGTTGAAGATAATGATTGTGCATCTGCTACAAAAGCTAGCCCAACGATCCAGCCTATTCAAGTTCAAGATGGCAAGTTTGATTTTCTCATTCCCAAGCTGGAAAAATAA
- the LOC110935244 gene encoding uncharacterized protein LOC110935244: MIESERLFFIRGHQKNLRCETFENLKNVKNGGGLNGSNVGTPVILPSSFTGGARYMMQNYLDAMSLCKWFGYPDFFITITCNPKWPEVKRFLKDTTLKAEDRPDILCRLFKIKLDAFVKDLKDKSILGKVLAVVYTVEFQKCGLPHAHVCLFMHPDDNVPTVDKIDPVICAEIPDEIEDPELYLLVKEHMMHGPCGADNFNSPCMIDGKCSKKFPKKFLEHTSIDGNGFPMYRRRDSGKEIYKYDVRMDNRNVVPYNKTLLKRYQAHINVEWCNQAGSIKYLFKYINKGPDRATLLLKQGNNDDPLNEDTDEIKEYYDCRYVSACEASWRIFSYDVHYRTPSVIRLPFHLPGQQNVVYGAEEDIDDVLSKPSVASTMFLKWMEANATYPEAQHLTYVEFPTKFVWKLERKSWERRERGFSIGRIHAVSPALGEAYFLRILLNKVKGPRSFVEILTVNK; this comes from the exons ATGATCGAAAGTGAAAGGTTGTTCTTCATACGTGGCCACCAAAAAAACCTACGTTGTGAAACGTTCGAGAATCTAAAGAATGTAAAAAACGGTGGAGGTTTAAACGGCTCAAACGTTGGTACACCTGTGATATTGCCCTCATCTTTTACTGGTGGAGCTAGATACATGATGCAAAACTATCTAGACGCGATGTCACTATGTAAGTGGTTTGGGTACCCAGATTTTTTTATAACCATTACCTGTAATCCCAAATGGCCTGAAGTCAAGAGATTTCTTAAAGACACCACCTTAAAGGCCGAGGATAGGCCAGACATATTATGCCGATTGTTTAAAATTAAACTTGATGCTTTTGTTAAAGATTTGAAGGACAAATCCATTCTTGGAAAAGTTCTAGCCG TTGTTTACACTGTAGAGTTTCAAAAGTGTGGACTTCCCCACGCTCACGTGTGTTTGTTTATGCACCCTGATGACAATGTTCCTACAGTTGATAAGATCGATCCCGTGATTTGTGCTGAGATTCCTGATGAAATCGAAGATCCAGAATTGTATTTGCTTGTAAAGGAACACATGATGCATGGACCTTGCGGTGCTGATAATTTCAATTCTCCATGCATGATAGATGGAAAGTGTTCAAAAAAGTTTCCTAAGAAATTTTTGGAGCATACCTCAATTGACGGTAATGGTTTTCCAATGTACAGAAGGCGAGATTCTGGTAAAGAAATTTACAAATATGATGTTAGAATGGACAATAGGAATGTGGTTCCATATAACAAAACCTTGCTTAAACGATATCAAGCACATATAAATGTCGAATGGTGCAACCAGGCTGGTTCtatcaaatatttgtttaaatacaTAAACAAAGGTCCAGACAGAGCTACCCTTTTGTTGAAACAAGGCAACAACGACGATCCCCTTAATGAGGATACTGATGAGATTAAAGAATATTACGATTGTAGATATGTATCTGCATGCGAAGCGTCTTGGCGTATCTTTTCTTATGATGTTCATTATCGGACTCCGTCTGTTATCAGGCTACCTTTCCATCTTCCAGGACAACAAAACGTTGTTTATGGTGCTGAAGAAGATATAGACGACGTTTTAAGCAAACCTTCAGTTGCTTCTACTATGTTTTTAAAGTGGATGGAAGCTAATGCAACATATCCAGAAGCACAACATCTAACATACGTTGAATTTCCAACAAAATTTGTATGGAAGCTTGAAAGAAAAAGTTGGGAACGAAGGGAAAGAGGCTTCTCTATTGGTAGAATTCATGCTGTGTCACCCGCTCTTGGTGAAGCATACTTTTTAAGGATTCTTTTGAATAAAGTTAAAGGCCCAAGATCATTTGTTGAGATTTTGACAGTCAATAAATAG